In Oceanobacillus sp. FSL K6-2867, one DNA window encodes the following:
- a CDS encoding D-alanyl-D-alanine carboxypeptidase family protein, with translation MNKVLRLITIMMVIAFVMPVSAFAEEGNSEKDNNGPGLAPNAKSAILLEQDTGEILFDKNAHEKLPPASMTKIMTLLLIMEALDEENLKKDEMIRVSERAASMGGSQIFLEAGEEMSVDDLLKGVAIASGNDASVALAERIAGSEEAFVKKMNERAKELKLENTNFQNTTGLPAENHYSTSYDMAVIANELLKYESITDYTSVYEDYLRKGQDNEFWLVNTNKLVRFYPDVDGLKTGYTSEAKYCLTATAERDEMRVIAVVMGAESPKERNTMVSGLLDYAFNQFETNKLFEKDEKITDVRLLKSKQKNVDIVTKQSISTLHKKGEAEKDIHTEVELQETWNLPVKRGDEVGKLYVKDNEKVLYEIPLTVEEDIERTSYFNLLKRTVQEMVKAR, from the coding sequence ATGAATAAGGTTTTGAGACTCATTACAATTATGATGGTAATTGCGTTTGTTATGCCTGTTTCTGCATTTGCAGAAGAAGGAAACTCGGAGAAGGATAATAATGGACCAGGCCTTGCTCCAAATGCAAAATCAGCTATTTTACTGGAACAGGATACCGGCGAAATACTTTTCGATAAAAATGCGCATGAAAAGTTACCGCCAGCAAGTATGACTAAAATAATGACACTGCTGCTCATTATGGAAGCGTTAGATGAAGAAAACTTAAAAAAAGATGAAATGATTCGCGTGAGTGAACGTGCTGCTTCCATGGGGGGATCTCAAATCTTTTTAGAGGCAGGAGAAGAAATGTCTGTTGATGATTTATTAAAAGGGGTAGCAATTGCTTCTGGTAATGATGCTAGTGTTGCTTTAGCTGAGCGGATCGCTGGAAGCGAAGAGGCATTTGTGAAAAAAATGAATGAACGTGCAAAGGAATTAAAACTTGAAAATACAAATTTCCAGAATACCACAGGCTTGCCCGCAGAAAATCATTACAGCACATCCTATGATATGGCAGTTATTGCAAATGAACTTTTAAAGTATGAATCCATAACAGATTATACGTCTGTTTATGAAGACTATTTAAGAAAAGGTCAAGATAATGAATTTTGGCTAGTAAATACAAATAAGCTTGTTCGTTTTTATCCAGATGTGGATGGGTTAAAAACTGGCTATACAAGTGAAGCGAAATATTGTTTAACCGCAACCGCTGAAAGAGATGAAATGCGTGTTATTGCTGTTGTAATGGGTGCTGAATCTCCAAAGGAAAGAAACACAATGGTCTCGGGTCTCCTTGATTATGCATTCAATCAATTTGAGACAAATAAGCTTTTTGAAAAAGATGAAAAGATTACCGATGTACGTCTATTGAAGTCTAAACAAAAGAATGTTGATATTGTAACAAAACAATCAATCAGTACACTGCACAAGAAAGGTGAAGCGGAAAAGGATATCCATACAGAGGTGGAACTGCAGGAAACATGGAATTTACCAGTGAAAAGAGGGGATGAAGTAGGTAAATTATACGTAAAGGACAATGAAAAGGTTTTATATGAAATCCCTTTAACTGTTGAAGAAGATATTGAGAGAACATCGTATTTTAATTTATTAAAGCGAACGGTGCAGGAAATGGTGAAAGCTCGCTAA
- the spoIIAA gene encoding anti-sigma F factor antagonist has product MGLQSIFDVKGDVLIVRLSGELDHHEAELLRDKWKDMLYENPVKHIILNLEEVTFMDSSGLGVVLGRYKEVIQLGGEMVVCSISPPVKRLFEMSGLFKIVRLEENEEFALATLGVAS; this is encoded by the coding sequence ATGGGGCTTCAATCAATATTTGATGTGAAGGGTGACGTCTTAATTGTGAGACTATCAGGTGAATTGGATCATCATGAAGCAGAATTGTTACGTGATAAATGGAAAGATATGTTATATGAAAATCCAGTTAAACATATCATACTAAACCTGGAAGAAGTAACGTTTATGGATAGTTCTGGGCTTGGGGTTGTCCTTGGACGATATAAAGAGGTTATTCAATTAGGTGGAGAGATGGTTGTATGTTCGATTTCCCCACCAGTGAAACGACTATTTGAAATGTCAGGCCTGTTTAAAATTGTCAGACTTGAGGAGAATGAAGAATTTGCATTAGCAACACTGGGGGTGGCTTCATGA
- the spoIIAB gene encoding anti-sigma F factor — protein MKNEMNLEFSSVSENEAFARVTVAAFIAQLDPTMDELTEIKTVVSEAVTNAIIHGYNGEAHHKVYISCKLNDEEIELTIKDHGIGIPNVTEALEPLYTSKPEMERSGMGFTIMENFMDSVEVISNPNGGTAVYMTKQLSKTKTVYN, from the coding sequence ATGAAAAATGAAATGAATCTGGAATTCTCGAGTGTCAGTGAAAATGAAGCTTTTGCTAGAGTGACTGTCGCAGCTTTTATAGCTCAGCTTGATCCGACTATGGATGAACTGACAGAGATTAAAACTGTCGTTTCGGAAGCAGTAACAAATGCGATTATTCATGGTTATAATGGAGAAGCGCATCATAAAGTTTATATTAGCTGTAAATTAAATGATGAGGAAATTGAATTAACGATTAAAGATCATGGGATCGGAATTCCGAATGTTACAGAGGCATTAGAACCGTTATATACATCCAAACCAGAAATGGAAAGATCGGGGATGGGTTTTACAATCATGGAAAACTTTATGGATTCTGTTGAGGTCATTTCAAACCCTAATGGGGGAACTGCAGTATATATGACAAAGCAGCTATCAAAGACCAAAACAGTCTATAACTGA
- the sigF gene encoding RNA polymerase sporulation sigma factor SigF encodes MNVNVKNTRQKEQLSDEKVKEYILKSQQGDKEARDLLVERNIRLVWSVVQRFINRGYDPDDLFQIGSIGLIKAIDKFDLSYDVRFSTYAVPMIIGEIQRFIRDDGSVKVSRSLKETGNKIRRKKDELTKQLGRSPTVKEIAEALEISAEEVVHAQEAAKSPHSIHETVFENDGDPITLLDQIADQDTKWFDKLTLQEAIQNLSERERLIVYLRYYKDQTQTEVAERLGISQVQVSRLEKKILEDMKKNMDSS; translated from the coding sequence ATGAATGTAAATGTTAAAAACACCCGCCAAAAGGAACAGCTGTCAGATGAGAAAGTGAAAGAATATATTTTAAAGAGTCAGCAAGGTGATAAAGAAGCCCGTGATCTTCTTGTAGAAAGAAATATTCGCCTTGTTTGGTCGGTTGTCCAGCGATTTATTAATAGAGGCTATGATCCGGATGATTTGTTTCAGATTGGCAGTATTGGTCTAATCAAGGCGATTGATAAATTTGATTTATCATATGATGTACGCTTTTCCACATACGCAGTTCCAATGATTATCGGTGAAATTCAGCGGTTTATTAGAGATGATGGAAGTGTAAAGGTAAGTCGTTCACTGAAGGAGACAGGAAATAAGATTCGTCGAAAGAAGGACGAATTAACGAAGCAATTAGGAAGATCTCCGACAGTGAAGGAAATTGCTGAGGCACTTGAGATTTCAGCGGAAGAAGTTGTTCATGCACAGGAAGCTGCAAAATCACCACATTCCATACACGAAACTGTTTTTGAAAATGATGGTGACCCGATTACACTATTGGATCAAATAGCTGACCAGGACACCAAATGGTTTGATAAGCTTACCTTACAAGAAGCAATTCAGAACTTAAGTGAACGGGAACGGTTAATTGTTTACTTACGTTATTATAAGGACCAGACACAAACGGAAGTAGCAGAACGACTCGGAATTTCACAAGTTCAAGTATCCAGGCTGGAAAAAAAGATACTTGAAGATATGAAAAAAAATATGGATTCATCCTAA
- a CDS encoding stage V sporulation protein AA, with product MAEVIYLRMKKTVELNTLKQLLLKDIAFISAANIQKYKLENTPIYRLTKKDKNIVIIDSFLIIDHLINEYEGLEIQVSGPEQTIVRINPRKKPLNIWIASFVWLLLFIGTAMTIMNFHYDVSMQEVQQHLHFLLTGEENEYPLWIQIPYSFGLGIGTLLFFNHWFNRRFNEEPSPLEVEIYNYQQDLNNYLNHHENKLNDTEPFR from the coding sequence TTGGCAGAGGTTATTTATCTTAGAATGAAAAAAACAGTTGAATTAAACACGCTTAAGCAGCTTCTGCTTAAGGATATCGCTTTTATATCCGCTGCAAATATCCAGAAGTACAAACTGGAAAATACACCGATATATCGGCTTACTAAAAAGGATAAGAACATTGTTATCATCGATAGCTTTTTAATCATTGATCATTTAATAAATGAATATGAAGGATTAGAAATCCAAGTTTCTGGACCGGAACAGACAATTGTACGAATAAATCCACGAAAAAAGCCCTTAAACATATGGATTGCATCCTTTGTATGGCTGCTGCTTTTCATCGGTACAGCGATGACAATTATGAACTTCCACTATGATGTCAGTATGCAGGAAGTTCAGCAGCACCTCCATTTTCTTCTGACTGGTGAAGAAAATGAATATCCATTATGGATACAAATCCCATACTCTTTTGGTTTAGGGATTGGGACATTATTATTTTTCAATCATTGGTTTAATCGCAGGTTTAATGAAGAGCCTAGCCCGCTTGAAGTCGAAATATATAATTACCAGCAAGACCTTAATAATTACTTAAATCATCATGAAAACAAACTAAATGATACTGAACCTTTTCGTTAA
- a CDS encoding stage V sporulation protein AB — MILNLFVNLLQILIGFSGGLAVGAGFVAFITVLGIIPRLIQLSKTDKLIKVYSASVILGLMAGTYFSFADLSLNQPVLVLLLWGLFHGIFNGMLAAALTEVLNVFPILSRRVRLDHYLLILLMAIVFGKIFGSLFQWTYFVK; from the coding sequence ATGATACTGAACCTTTTCGTTAACCTTCTGCAAATACTCATTGGCTTTAGTGGAGGTCTTGCTGTTGGGGCTGGCTTTGTGGCATTTATAACCGTGCTTGGGATTATTCCTAGGTTAATTCAGTTAAGTAAAACAGATAAGCTAATAAAGGTATATAGTGCGAGTGTCATTTTAGGGCTTATGGCAGGGACCTATTTTTCATTTGCAGATTTAAGTTTGAATCAGCCAGTTTTAGTATTACTGCTTTGGGGGCTTTTTCACGGGATTTTCAATGGAATGCTTGCCGCAGCATTAACAGAGGTATTGAATGTTTTTCCAATTCTATCACGCAGAGTCCGATTGGATCATTATTTATTAATACTTTTGATGGCAATTGTATTTGGAAAAATATTCGGATCATTATTCCAATGGACCTATTTTGTTAAATAA
- a CDS encoding spore germination protein yields MKKISPKIEENKAYMEDRLGMGQSFDVGYRELIILKRKIQIYYVTGLCDTSVIQEMMEQLVDINDVETNYKKLPEIIENRIVHQQVNPVKTMDEAADQILSGLITIFIDGEQFAFVVDVRNYPGRSPEEPDTEKVIRGSRDGFTENIIENTALTRRRLRDERLRNKMLKVGERSKTDVCITYLQDIADDDLIALVREKIDAIDIDGITMAEKTIEEFIIGQNWNVFPLVRYTERPDVAASHLLEGHVIIFVDTSPSAIILPTTFFHHLQHAEEYRQAPSIGTFIRFIRFLAVFASMYLLPVWLLFALDPSLLPKELSFIGPNEQGNIPVTIQIVLAYIGIEFLRMAAIHTPTPLSTAMGLIAAVLIGQIAIDVGLFSPEVILYVSVSAIGAYVTPSYELSVANKIMNLLLVILVGCFGMPGFVIGVLAHILFLANIKSLRTPYLWPLLPFNAKAMSHILLRKPVPDMYTRPSIVHPKNNYRRSHKKN; encoded by the coding sequence ATGAAAAAAATATCACCAAAAATTGAAGAGAATAAAGCCTACATGGAAGATCGGCTGGGAATGGGCCAATCCTTCGATGTAGGGTATCGAGAGTTAATTATCCTGAAACGAAAAATCCAAATTTATTACGTTACCGGCTTATGTGATACATCTGTTATACAGGAAATGATGGAACAGCTGGTCGATATTAATGATGTGGAAACAAATTACAAAAAGCTCCCTGAAATTATTGAAAACCGAATTGTACATCAACAGGTTAACCCTGTAAAAACGATGGATGAAGCTGCAGATCAGATTCTTTCAGGTTTAATTACCATCTTTATTGATGGAGAACAATTTGCATTTGTTGTTGATGTCAGAAATTATCCTGGAAGAAGTCCAGAAGAACCTGATACGGAGAAGGTCATTCGAGGATCAAGGGATGGATTTACTGAAAACATTATTGAAAATACTGCGCTTACAAGAAGAAGACTGCGTGACGAACGTCTTCGCAATAAAATGCTAAAAGTTGGAGAGCGCTCGAAGACAGATGTTTGCATTACTTACTTACAAGACATTGCAGATGATGATTTGATTGCTTTGGTGAGAGAAAAGATAGATGCGATTGATATTGATGGTATAACAATGGCGGAAAAAACAATCGAGGAATTTATTATTGGACAAAATTGGAATGTATTTCCACTTGTCCGATATACAGAAAGACCTGACGTAGCTGCAAGTCATTTACTGGAGGGACATGTAATTATCTTCGTTGATACGTCCCCGAGTGCAATCATCCTTCCTACTACTTTTTTTCATCACTTGCAGCATGCAGAAGAGTATAGGCAAGCACCTTCAATTGGCACGTTTATCCGATTTATTCGATTTTTAGCTGTGTTTGCTTCCATGTATTTATTGCCAGTTTGGCTGTTATTTGCACTTGATCCAAGCCTGCTGCCAAAGGAACTATCCTTTATTGGTCCAAATGAACAGGGAAACATACCAGTAACTATACAAATTGTACTTGCATACATTGGGATAGAATTTCTCCGAATGGCAGCAATTCATACACCGACGCCATTATCAACTGCTATGGGATTAATTGCTGCAGTATTAATCGGTCAAATCGCTATTGACGTTGGTTTATTCAGTCCAGAAGTCATTCTTTACGTTTCTGTCAGTGCAATTGGTGCATATGTTACTCCAAGCTATGAGCTAAGTGTTGCGAATAAAATAATGAATCTGCTTCTCGTTATACTTGTTGGCTGTTTCGGCATGCCAGGATTTGTGATTGGAGTTTTAGCACATATATTATTTCTGGCAAATATTAAATCGCTGCGAACACCATACCTATGGCCATTATTGCCATTTAACGCAAAAGCAATGAGTCATATTCTCTTAAGAAAACCTGTCCCAGATATGTACACCCGACCAAGTATTGTTCATCCAAAGAATAATTACAGACGATCTCACAAAAAGAACTAA
- the lysA gene encoding diaminopimelate decarboxylase, producing MIINHHPFQTNENGHLEIGGVDTITLAEKYGTPLYVYDVSMIRENARSFVNTFKELNVQAKVAYASKAFSSIAMLQVAKQEDLCLDVISEGELYTALQAGFPTERIHMHGNNKSAEEIAMAIEHNIGCIVIDNFHDIKLLEEQLNYQNKTMDVLMRVTPGVELKTHEYIMTGNEDSKFGFNLQNGQAELAFKQLYNHKSIQLKGLHCHIGSQIFETEGFQVAVDILFNELNKWNVEYNYIPEVLNLGGGYGIRYTKDDQPLGHHEYVKVMVQAVQKHSESLNIPTPEIWIEPGRSIVGNAGITLYTLGAAKHIPGVREYVSVDGGMTDNIRPALYQAKYEAVIANKPNEKTTKKVSIAGKACESGDMLIWDLPVPNVEPGDILAVFSTGAYSYSMASHYNRFPNAAVVFVENGVDKLVVKRETYEDVVKNDLSYE from the coding sequence ATGATAATTAATCATCATCCGTTTCAAACAAATGAAAACGGGCATCTTGAAATTGGTGGAGTAGATACGATTACACTTGCTGAAAAATATGGTACACCACTTTATGTTTACGATGTGTCCATGATTCGCGAAAATGCAAGAAGCTTTGTAAATACATTTAAGGAATTAAATGTACAGGCAAAAGTTGCATATGCCAGTAAAGCCTTTTCTTCTATTGCTATGCTGCAAGTAGCCAAGCAAGAAGATTTATGTTTAGATGTTATTTCTGAGGGAGAACTATATACAGCTTTACAAGCGGGATTTCCAACAGAAAGAATCCATATGCATGGAAACAATAAAAGCGCCGAAGAAATAGCAATGGCAATTGAACATAACATCGGTTGCATAGTTATTGATAACTTCCACGATATTAAGCTCCTGGAGGAACAACTAAATTACCAAAATAAAACAATGGATGTGCTTATGCGGGTAACACCAGGGGTAGAACTTAAAACACACGAGTATATCATGACAGGCAATGAGGACTCAAAATTTGGATTTAACCTTCAAAACGGTCAAGCAGAACTAGCTTTTAAACAACTATACAACCACAAATCAATTCAACTGAAAGGGCTCCATTGTCACATTGGCTCACAAATCTTTGAAACTGAAGGGTTTCAAGTGGCCGTAGATATCCTATTTAATGAACTGAATAAATGGAATGTGGAATATAATTATATACCAGAAGTACTTAATCTAGGAGGCGGCTATGGGATTCGCTATACCAAAGATGATCAACCATTAGGCCACCATGAATATGTTAAAGTAATGGTACAAGCTGTTCAGAAGCATTCAGAAAGTCTAAATATTCCAACACCAGAAATTTGGATAGAACCAGGCAGATCTATTGTTGGTAATGCAGGGATTACACTTTACACCCTTGGAGCAGCGAAACATATTCCCGGGGTACGTGAATATGTTTCCGTAGATGGAGGAATGACAGATAATATCAGGCCTGCATTATATCAAGCAAAATATGAAGCCGTTATCGCCAATAAGCCGAATGAAAAAACAACTAAAAAGGTTTCCATCGCTGGTAAAGCCTGTGAATCGGGCGATATGTTAATTTGGGATTTACCAGTACCAAATGTAGAACCTGGTGATATTCTGGCCGTGTTTTCTACTGGAGCTTACAGTTATTCTATGGCAAGTCATTACAACCGATTCCCGAATGCGGCAGTTGTATTTGTTGAAAATGGTGTTGATAAATTGGTCGTAAAACGGGAAACATATGAGGATGTCGTTAAAAATGATTTGTCCTATGAGTGA
- a CDS encoding peptidylprolyl isomerase, with protein sequence MSKKGYFLLENGNKIEFELYPNEAPKTVANFEKLANDNFYDGLTFHRVIPGFVSQGGCPIGNGTGSAGYTIKCETEGNPHTHVEGSLSMAHAGKDTGSSQFFIVHEPQPHLNGVHTVFGQVTSGIEHAKSMQNGDVMKEVRVISE encoded by the coding sequence ATGTCTAAAAAAGGATATTTTTTATTAGAAAATGGAAATAAAATTGAATTTGAACTTTATCCAAACGAAGCACCTAAAACAGTTGCTAACTTTGAAAAGCTTGCAAATGATAATTTCTATGACGGTCTTACGTTTCACCGTGTAATTCCGGGCTTTGTAAGCCAAGGCGGTTGCCCGATAGGAAATGGAACAGGATCAGCTGGTTATACAATCAAATGTGAAACAGAAGGAAACCCACATACACATGTAGAAGGATCCTTATCAATGGCACATGCAGGCAAAGATACAGGGAGCAGTCAATTTTTTATTGTTCATGAGCCACAACCACATTTGAATGGTGTACATACTGTATTTGGACAAGTAACATCAGGAATCGAACATGCCAAATCCATGCAAAATGGTGATGTGATGAAAGAAGTTCGAGTAATAAGCGAATAA
- a CDS encoding site-2 protease family protein → MSLYLFACLILIIAPICTLIHELGHACGAKLAKADRIKLNLGIGKGHWTIAMNNLELTLRSIYFIGGVTESEREIPYKKSEIIWITFFGPMFNGVAATIIYIIYEVNPNSLLQLLFWFNVWMAVVNMIPFKIKGKQTDGFAILRLICRE, encoded by the coding sequence ATGAGTCTTTATTTATTTGCATGTCTTATCTTAATTATTGCACCAATTTGCACACTCATTCATGAGCTTGGTCATGCATGCGGCGCAAAGTTGGCAAAAGCGGATCGAATTAAATTAAATCTGGGAATAGGTAAAGGACATTGGACAATCGCAATGAACAACCTTGAACTAACGTTGCGTTCTATATATTTTATAGGTGGAGTTACTGAAAGCGAGCGGGAAATACCCTATAAAAAATCAGAAATTATTTGGATTACATTTTTTGGCCCTATGTTTAATGGAGTGGCTGCGACGATTATCTATATTATTTATGAAGTGAATCCAAATAGCCTTTTACAGTTACTATTTTGGTTTAATGTATGGATGGCTGTTGTAAATATGATTCCTTTCAAAATCAAAGGAAAGCAAACAGATGGATTTGCAATTTTAAGATTAATCTGCAGAGAATAA
- a CDS encoding GNAT family N-acetyltransferase: MLIRYKKNHEKIAMGLLSFMPEEKKDVKKLQQTIKEYESNNDWHLHLWKEEDDVLGAIGVRIENGIDAIVQHVSVNPSHRNAGIGQKMVNEVNRIYQNKYAVSTTDEIQDFYNKCTSTKDSADASDS, from the coding sequence ATGTTAATTCGTTATAAGAAAAATCATGAAAAGATTGCAATGGGTTTACTGTCTTTTATGCCAGAAGAGAAAAAAGACGTTAAGAAATTGCAACAGACCATTAAAGAATATGAATCCAATAATGACTGGCATCTTCACTTATGGAAAGAGGAAGATGATGTTTTAGGAGCGATTGGAGTTAGGATTGAAAATGGTATAGATGCAATCGTACAGCATGTTTCAGTCAATCCATCACATCGAAATGCTGGAATTGGGCAAAAAATGGTCAATGAAGTCAATCGTATCTATCAGAACAAATATGCTGTTAGTACGACGGATGAAATACAAGATTTTTATAATAAATGTACTTCAACAAAAGACAGTGCAGATGCTTCTGATAGCTAA
- a CDS encoding YjcZ family sporulation protein, with amino-acid sequence MSQSYGGYGGGFALIVVLFILLIIVGCAWF; translated from the coding sequence ATGAGTCAAAGTTATGGTGGATATGGTGGAGGCTTTGCGTTAATTGTAGTATTGTTCATTCTCTTGATTATTGTCGGTTGTGCTTGGTTCTAA
- a CDS encoding segregation/condensation protein A, with protein MNQAYEVKLDAFEGPLDLLLHLINQYEIDIYDIPMAQITKQYMEYIHTMQQLELNIASEYLVMASTLVAIKSQMLLPKQEIIEDNEIEEYAEDPREELMQRLIEYRKYKEAAERLKEKEIEANQIFTRPPTAFDELEFEKQPVVQGDVSIYDMLGALGKMFERKKWNKPLDTTVQRMDIPIEQRMKDVLAKVKSTKDSGIEFDQLFPYPSRAHVVVTFIAILELMKGKEVYCKQTKHFDKLYIYYLEE; from the coding sequence TTGAATCAAGCATACGAGGTGAAATTAGATGCATTTGAAGGTCCGCTTGATTTATTGCTGCATTTAATCAATCAGTATGAAATTGATATATACGACATTCCCATGGCGCAAATTACGAAACAGTACATGGAGTATATACATACCATGCAACAGCTTGAATTAAATATTGCAAGTGAATATCTAGTCATGGCTTCTACTTTAGTAGCGATTAAAAGTCAAATGCTATTACCGAAACAAGAAATCATTGAAGATAATGAAATCGAGGAATATGCAGAAGATCCGAGAGAAGAACTAATGCAGCGACTGATTGAATACCGGAAGTATAAAGAAGCTGCTGAGCGACTGAAAGAAAAGGAGATTGAAGCAAATCAAATATTTACAAGACCGCCAACTGCTTTCGATGAATTAGAATTTGAAAAACAGCCGGTCGTGCAAGGGGATGTCTCTATTTATGATATGCTAGGTGCTTTAGGTAAAATGTTTGAACGAAAGAAGTGGAATAAACCATTAGATACTACAGTACAACGCATGGACATACCGATCGAGCAACGAATGAAAGATGTATTGGCTAAAGTAAAGTCAACAAAAGATAGCGGAATAGAATTTGATCAATTATTTCCATATCCATCAAGAGCTCATGTGGTAGTTACGTTCATTGCAATTTTAGAGCTTATGAAAGGGAAGGAAGTATACTGCAAACAAACAAAGCATTTCGATAAATTGTATATATATTATTTGGAGGAATAG